The following are encoded together in the Acidimicrobiia bacterium genome:
- a CDS encoding acyl-CoA dehydrogenase family protein, whose amino-acid sequence MDFTLNEEQAAAGELAEQVFQGSVTPERVKAVEATDERVDRNLWRALADAGLLGLCLPEDVGGSGLGALELCLVLEQQGRVVAPVPLWATLALGALPIAEWGTAEQRQAWLPGVARGDTLLTAALADRGTNDPRRPSVRARPDAAGWRLDGLKLAVPAAHVAARVLVPARTPDGVAVFLVDPRGPGAGLDRAVTTNREVHPHLQLDGAPGEPLGALDTGARALSWMVERALLGLCALQLGVCEAAVRLAADYTSTRVQFGRPLAAFQGVALHAADGYILTEAIRVTMLQAAWRIDAGWEATSEVLVAKWWASDAGQRVVHIAQHLHGGMGADVDYPVHRYFLWGKQIEDTLGGASAQLARLGETLAGAAR is encoded by the coding sequence GTGGACTTCACCCTGAACGAGGAGCAAGCGGCGGCGGGCGAGCTGGCGGAGCAGGTCTTCCAGGGCTCGGTCACCCCCGAGCGCGTGAAGGCGGTCGAGGCCACCGACGAGCGCGTCGACCGGAACCTGTGGCGCGCGCTCGCCGACGCCGGCCTGCTCGGCCTGTGCCTGCCCGAGGACGTCGGCGGCAGCGGCCTCGGCGCCCTCGAGCTCTGCCTGGTGCTCGAGCAGCAGGGCCGAGTCGTGGCCCCGGTGCCGCTCTGGGCGACGCTGGCGCTCGGCGCGCTGCCGATCGCGGAGTGGGGGACCGCCGAGCAGCGCCAGGCCTGGCTGCCCGGCGTGGCGCGTGGGGACACCCTCCTCACCGCCGCGCTCGCCGACCGGGGCACGAACGACCCGCGACGTCCCTCGGTCCGGGCCCGCCCCGACGCCGCCGGCTGGCGGCTGGACGGGCTGAAGCTGGCCGTGCCGGCCGCGCACGTCGCGGCGCGGGTCCTCGTCCCCGCCCGCACCCCCGACGGGGTGGCGGTGTTCCTCGTGGACCCGCGAGGACCCGGCGCCGGGCTGGACCGGGCCGTCACCACCAACCGAGAGGTCCACCCGCACCTCCAGCTCGACGGCGCCCCCGGCGAGCCGCTCGGCGCGCTGGACACCGGCGCCCGCGCCCTGTCGTGGATGGTGGAGCGGGCGCTGCTCGGCCTCTGCGCCCTCCAGCTCGGGGTGTGCGAGGCGGCGGTGCGGCTCGCCGCCGACTACACGTCGACGCGGGTCCAGTTCGGCCGGCCCCTCGCCGCGTTCCAGGGCGTGGCGCTCCACGCCGCCGACGGCTACATCCTGACCGAGGCCATCCGGGTCACGATGCTCCAGGCCGCGTGGCGGATCGACGCCGGCTGGGAGGCCACGAGCGAGGTGCTGGTGGCCAAGTGGTGGGCGTCGGACGCCGGCCAGCGGGTCGTGCACATCGCCCAGCACCTGCACGGCGGGATGGGCGCCGACGTCGACTACCCCGTCCACCGCTACTTCCTCTGGGGGAAGCAGATCGAGGACACGCTCGGCG